One genomic region from Anabaena sp. PCC 7108 encodes:
- a CDS encoding Calx-beta domain-containing protein: protein MDELILQSNQDISNPLPGLENNSFLDIVSPFQTTRGDIENLRLLRLSIIEAEQYWSNIIPERLSYSDIFGWQLSSNNSVVDQLLTVQQATLSTVTISATDATAAETIAGQTANPGLFTLTRTGNIASSLTVNYTITGTATNGTDYQTLTKSVTFAAGLSTAIINLTPSDDTVFEGNETVILNLASSANYGLGTAKTATVNLVDNDKPTITISATDTSAAETLTGQTTNPGKFTLTRTGNKTAALTVNYSVAGTATNGTDYNTLTKTATFAAGSTTALIDVNVKDDAVYEGNETVIVTLASGTSYILGTTKTGTVNLVDNDKPTITISATDASAAETLTGQTANPGKFTLTRTGNKTASLTVNYTVAGTATNGTDYNTLTKTATFAAGSATVLIDVNVKDDAVYEGNETVIVTLASGTSYILGTTKTATVNLVDNDKPTITISATDASAAETLTGQTTNPGKFTLTRTGSTTSSLTVNYTVAGTATNGTDYNTLSKTATFAAGSTTALIDVNVKDDAVYEGNETVIVNLASSANYTLGTAKTATVTIVDNDSLTNIKPTITISATDANAGETLTGQTANPGKFTLTRTGSTASSLTVNYSVAGTATNGTDYNNLSGTATFAVGSSTTIINLNPINDSLVEGDEIVIVNLTSNTNYNLGTLKTATVTIVDNLPNHTGLINDINKDGKHDILWRDYNGGATHFWSMNGGTFLGDVDIPDYLDMAWHPVAMADFNNDGNMDIVWRYHWVENTGHDRIWLMDGNNRLAEVGIDRVDDNNWHIVGSGDFNLDGNADILWRNYATGQNVIWKMSGTTHTSEGDIILDSVTDLNQRIVGTGDFDGDAKSDILWRNAATGQLSIWFMNGTTKSSVQNLSSSADLTWSVAGTGDMNNDGKSDIIWRNLNTGENTVWLMNGANYAGGLDIPDVLERNWNIVGDSDQIPIWTAEYFGNKELTGTPTSTEGFINITGGFNLGWGLGAPPNTPVDNFSARYKTQQYLGAGLYKINVGADDSVRVWIGNELVIDGWANLASNRSGYFSSPGGYSPVTIEYKEEWVSAALNYEIVKYQPYNNFGDPNGIANSWNASYYLLNAQGTPMIDEAHRIGTVNLGSSVRGDGQWGMNGQYWGAGSPAANVPADFFAMHAYTRKNLEAGHTYKVWVKSDDGYRMWAHKLNGGAFNITNNALGGTFLSDAYGGKEFTFVAPESGTFDFHTEMFEGGGDAYFDLVVTDITAPPPPVWENPLPPGSYTVTQEFGNAGHTGIDLGANTGTRIEAARSGTVTFVGVDQYGGKYIDIDHGGGLKTRYLHLSTFAVSVGNVVNDDTKIGEVGSTGWSTGPHLHFEVWQNGVRQNPRNYIQF, encoded by the coding sequence ATGGATGAACTCATATTACAAAGCAATCAGGATATATCCAATCCTCTTCCTGGACTGGAAAACAACAGTTTTTTGGATATTGTCAGTCCTTTTCAGACAACTCGTGGTGATATAGAAAATCTTCGTCTGTTGCGATTATCGATAATTGAGGCAGAACAATACTGGTCTAATATTATTCCTGAGAGGCTATCATATAGTGACATTTTTGGCTGGCAGCTTTCTAGTAATAATAGTGTTGTCGATCAATTATTAACAGTTCAACAAGCTACTCTATCTACAGTTACCATTAGTGCAACAGATGCAACTGCAGCTGAAACTATAGCTGGACAAACCGCAAATCCTGGTTTATTTACCCTCACCCGGACTGGAAATATCGCTTCATCCCTAACAGTTAATTACACAATTACTGGTACAGCAACTAATGGTACTGATTACCAAACATTAACCAAGAGTGTAACTTTTGCAGCGGGTTTATCGACAGCGATAATTAATTTAACTCCTAGTGATGACACCGTTTTTGAAGGTAATGAAACAGTTATCCTCAATTTGGCTAGTAGTGCAAATTACGGTTTAGGAACTGCAAAAACGGCTACTGTTAACTTAGTTGATAATGACAAACCAACAATTACCATTAGTGCTACAGATACAAGTGCAGCAGAAACATTAACGGGACAAACTACAAATCCTGGTAAATTTACCCTAACTCGTACAGGAAATAAAACTGCTGCATTAACTGTTAATTATTCTGTTGCAGGTACAGCAACAAATGGGACAGATTATAATACTTTAACTAAGACAGCTACTTTTGCGGCTGGTTCTACTACGGCGTTAATTGATGTCAACGTCAAAGATGATGCTGTCTATGAGGGGAATGAGACTGTTATTGTTACTTTAGCAAGCGGTACAAGTTACATTTTAGGAACTACAAAAACTGGTACTGTTAATTTAGTTGATAATGACAAACCAACGATTACTATTAGTGCGACAGATGCAAGTGCAGCGGAAACATTAACTGGACAAACTGCAAATCCTGGTAAGTTTACGCTGACGCGTACAGGGAATAAAACTGCATCTTTGACTGTTAATTATACAGTTGCAGGTACGGCTACTAATGGGACTGATTATAATACTTTAACGAAGACAGCTACTTTTGCGGCTGGTTCAGCTACGGTGTTAATTGATGTTAATGTCAAAGATGATGCTGTCTATGAGGGGAATGAGACTGTTATTGTTACTTTAGCGAGCGGTACAAGTTACATTTTAGGAACTACAAAAACGGCTACTGTTAATTTGGTTGATAATGATAAACCGACAATTACCATTAGCGCTACAGATGCAAGTGCAGCAGAAACATTAACGGGACAAACTACAAATCCTGGTAAGTTTACTCTGACTCGTACAGGAAGTACAACTTCATCTTTGACTGTTAATTATACTGTTGCAGGTACAGCAACAAATGGGACAGATTATAATACTTTAAGTAAGACAGCTACTTTTGCGGCTGGTTCTACTACTGCATTAATTGATGTCAACGTCAAAGATGATGCTGTCTATGAGGGAAATGAGACTGTTATTGTCAATTTGGCAAGTAGCGCAAATTATACATTAGGAACTGCGAAAACTGCTACTGTAACTATTGTTGATAATGATTCATTAACTAATATTAAGCCGACAATTACTATTAGTGCGACAGATGCAAATGCAGGGGAAACATTAACTGGACAAACTGCAAATCCTGGTAAATTTACTCTGACTCGTACGGGAAGTACAGCTTCATCTTTGACGGTTAATTATTCGGTTGCGGGTACTGCAACAAATGGGACTGATTACAATAATTTGAGTGGAACGGCTACATTTGCTGTTGGTTCTTCTACTACAATCATTAATCTTAATCCCATTAATGATTCATTGGTCGAAGGTGATGAAATAGTTATAGTTAACCTTACCAGTAATACAAACTATAATCTGGGAACGTTGAAAACTGCTACTGTTACTATTGTTGATAATTTGCCCAATCATACCGGATTGATTAACGACATCAACAAAGACGGTAAACATGACATTCTGTGGCGTGATTATAACGGTGGTGCAACACATTTCTGGAGTATGAATGGGGGTACTTTTTTAGGAGATGTTGATATTCCAGATTATCTCGATATGGCATGGCATCCTGTTGCTATGGCTGACTTTAATAATGACGGCAATATGGATATTGTCTGGCGTTATCATTGGGTTGAGAATACAGGACATGACCGCATCTGGTTAATGGATGGTAACAACCGTCTTGCTGAAGTAGGAATAGACCGAGTTGATGATAATAATTGGCATATTGTTGGCAGTGGTGACTTTAATTTAGATGGTAATGCTGACATTCTCTGGCGTAATTATGCAACAGGACAAAATGTTATTTGGAAGATGAGTGGGACAACACATACAAGTGAAGGTGACATTATTCTTGATAGTGTGACTGACTTAAATCAGCGCATTGTGGGAACTGGTGATTTTGATGGTGATGCAAAATCAGATATTTTATGGCGTAATGCAGCTACAGGGCAATTATCGATCTGGTTTATGAATGGAACAACTAAATCTAGTGTTCAAAACCTCTCTTCATCAGCTGATCTTACTTGGTCTGTTGCGGGTACAGGAGACATGAATAATGATGGTAAATCGGATATTATTTGGCGTAACCTTAACACAGGTGAAAATACTGTTTGGTTAATGAATGGTGCAAACTATGCTGGAGGATTAGATATTCCTGATGTACTAGAACGAAATTGGAATATTGTCGGTGATAGCGATCAAATTCCCATTTGGACAGCCGAATATTTTGGCAATAAAGAGTTAACAGGTACGCCTACTTCCACCGAAGGGTTTATCAATATTACTGGTGGCTTTAACCTTGGTTGGGGTTTAGGTGCGCCTCCCAATACTCCTGTTGATAATTTCTCTGCACGATACAAAACTCAGCAGTATTTAGGTGCGGGACTTTATAAAATTAATGTTGGTGCAGATGATAGTGTGCGGGTTTGGATTGGTAATGAATTAGTTATTGATGGCTGGGCAAATTTAGCTAGTAATCGCTCTGGCTATTTTTCATCTCCTGGTGGTTATTCTCCCGTTACCATTGAATACAAAGAAGAATGGGTATCAGCAGCACTGAATTATGAAATTGTCAAGTATCAACCATACAACAACTTTGGTGATCCTAATGGGATTGCCAACTCCTGGAATGCATCGTATTATCTTTTAAATGCTCAAGGAACGCCGATGATTGATGAGGCGCACAGAATTGGTACAGTCAATTTAGGTTCTAGTGTTCGTGGTGATGGACAATGGGGCATGAATGGTCAATATTGGGGTGCTGGTTCACCTGCGGCTAATGTTCCTGCTGATTTCTTTGCCATGCACGCTTATACTCGCAAGAACTTAGAAGCAGGACATACTTATAAAGTCTGGGTGAAATCAGATGACGGTTATCGGATGTGGGCGCATAAACTTAATGGCGGTGCTTTTAACATTACAAACAATGCATTGGGTGGCACATTTTTGAGTGATGCTTATGGTGGGAAGGAATTTACATTTGTTGCACCTGAGTCGGGAACATTTGATTTTCATACTGAGATGTTTGAAGGTGGTGGAGATGCTTATTTTGATTTGGTTGTGACGGATATAACTGCACCACCACCACCAGTTTGGGAAAACCCTCTACCTCCAGGTAGTTACACAGTGACGCAAGAATTTGGTAATGCAGGTCATACTGGTATTGATTTAGGCGCAAATACAGGGACTCGCATTGAAGCAGCAAGGAGTGGAACAGTTACATTTGTTGGTGTTGATCAATACGGTGGTAAATATATAGATATCGATCACGGTGGTGGTTTGAAAACACGCTACTTACACTTGTCAACTTTTGCAGTCAGTGTCGGAAATGTCGTTAATGATGACACTAAAATTGGTGAAGTTGGTAGTACAGGATGGTCTACCGGACCTCATTTACATTTTGAGGTTTGGCAAAATGGAGTTCGTCAAAACCCTAGAAATTACATTCAATTTTAG
- a CDS encoding transposase, with translation MSYNPQIHHRRSIRLKDYDYTQEGAYFITLCTKNKQCIFGDIKQGEMKLNLLGTIARDYWQEIPQHFPHIKLDIFVIMPNHIHGILWIIEKINTINQQRNFGKMIPGSIPCVIRSYKSAVTKKINQICNQKVISSVWQRNFYEHIHQNEKSLESIRNYIINNPLNWENDPDNLGEIYYDDTLLLDVHF, from the coding sequence ATGTCCTACAATCCCCAAATTCACCATCGCCGTTCTATTAGATTGAAAGATTATGATTACACCCAAGAAGGTGCATATTTCATCACCTTATGTACCAAAAACAAACAATGTATTTTTGGTGATATCAAACAAGGGGAAATGAAATTAAATTTATTAGGGACAATTGCCCGTGACTATTGGCAAGAAATACCTCAACATTTCCCGCATATTAAATTAGATATATTTGTGATTATGCCAAATCATATTCATGGCATATTATGGATTATTGAGAAGATTAATACTATAAATCAACAAAGAAATTTTGGTAAAATGATTCCTGGTTCAATTCCTTGTGTGATTAGGTCTTATAAAAGTGCCGTTACTAAAAAGATTAATCAAATTTGTAATCAAAAAGTGATATCTTCGGTATGGCAAAGAAATTTTTATGAACATATTCATCAGAATGAAAAATCATTAGAATCTATTAGAAATTACATTATTAATAATCCTTTAAACTGGGAAAATGATCCTGATAACCTTGGTGAGATTTATTATGATGATACATTGTTATTAGATGTGCATTTTTAG